Proteins encoded in a region of the Prunus persica cultivar Lovell chromosome G4, Prunus_persica_NCBIv2, whole genome shotgun sequence genome:
- the LOC18780179 gene encoding UDP-glycosyltransferase 76F1 — translation MEQWKGLRLILFPMPLQGHLNPMLELANLLHHQGFSITIIHTQFNPLNPSTYPHFTFHSIPVALSQAEASTSDILAFISLLNVKCSEPFRECLARLLSDNQVPVACLISDLLFHFTQPVAESLKLPRILLRTSAAFSFVAYAAFPLLLEKGYLPIQDSRLEEPVIELPPLKIKDLPVLKTMDPEKYYELVSGLKKETEASHGIIFNTFEDLEGSSLATIRQEFNIPIFPIGPFHKCFPAASSSSSSSSLLSQDQSCIRWLNSQALKSVIYVSFGSIAAISEAQFLEMAWGLANSNQPFLWVIRPGLVHGSEWLEPLPSGFLEALNGRAHIVKWAPQKEVLAHPAVGVFWTHNGWNSTLESICEGVPMICMPCLSDQMANARCVSDVWKVGLQLEHGIKRGEIERTVRKIMVEKEGEEIRERIFQLMEKANVCIKQGGSSYQSLEGLVKHILSLEK, via the exons ATGGAGCAATGGAAGGGTTTGAGATTGATACTGTTTCCAATGCCCCTTCAAGGCCATTTAAACCCCATGCTAGAACTGGCCAACCTTCTTCACCACCAAGGATTCTCCATAACCATCATCCACACCCAATTCAACCCTCTCAACCCTTCAACCTATCCACACTTCACCTTCCACTCAATCCCTGTTGCCTTATCTCAAGCTGAGGCCTCCACAAGCGATATTTTGGCGTTTATTTCTCTTCTCAATGTTAAGTGTTCTGAACCCTTCAGAGAATGCTTGGCTAGGTTGCTATCAGATAATCAGGTGCCTGTTGCTTGCTTGATCTCTGACCTTCTGTTTCACTTCACTCAACCTGTTGCTGAGAGCCTTAAGCTCCCAAGGATTCTATTAAGGACTTCAGctgccttttcctttgttgCTTATGCTGCATTTCCACTTCTGCTGGAAAAGGGTTACCTCCCCATACAAG ATTCTCGACTAGAAGAACCAGTTATAGAGCTTCCACCTCTCAAAATCAAAGACCTTCCGGTGCTCAAAACTATGGACCCAGAAAAATACTATGAACTAGTGTCAGGCCTGAAGAAGGAAACTGAGGCCTCACATGGGATCATTTTCAATACTTTTGAAGACCTTGAAGGAAGTTCACTGGCCACAATTCGCCAAGAATTCAACATCCCAATTTTCCCAATAGGCCCATTTCACAAGTGCTTCCCTGcagcctcttcttcttcttcaagtagCAGCTTATTATCACAAGACCAAAGCTGCATTCGATGGCTAAACTCCCAAGCACTAAAATCTGTCATCTATGTCAGCTTTGGAAGCATTGCTGCAATAAGTGAAGCCCAATTTTTGGAGATGGCTTGGGGGCTAGCCAACAGCAACCAACCCTTTTTGTGGGTGATCCGACCCGGATTAGTACATGGGTCGGAGTGGCTTGAACCACTGCCAAGTGGGTTCTTAGAGGCCCTGAATGGGAGGGCCCACATTGTGAAATGGGCTCCACAAAAGGAGGTGCTGGCCCACCCAGCTGTTGGAGTGTTTTGGACTCACAATGGTTGGAATTCTACGTTGGAGAGTATTTGTGAGGGGGTCCCTATGATTTGCATGCCATGTCTCAGTGATCAAATGGCGAATGCAAGATGTGTAAGTGATGTTTGGAAAGTAGGGTTGCAGTTGGAGCATGGGATAAAAAGAGGTGAGATTGAAAGAACAGTTAGGAAAATAATGGTGGAGAAAGAAGGGGAAGAGATTAGAGAGAGAATCTTCCAGCTAATGGAGAAGGCAAATGTTTGCATCAAACAAGGTGGCTCTTCATACCAATCCTTGGAGGGCTTGGTTAAGCACATTTTGTCATTagaaaaatga
- the LOC109949026 gene encoding uncharacterized protein LOC109949026 translates to MVPLDRDKSPLLKPGCPVGNKGEEPVEEKFEPPKSNFRVPTYPLRKSEPKADLDSTYIPFIQHSRPIGECKYCLKVGEHMTQLCPYQDRVPKNAILGSGCDVVCRVCGWFFRGSCCGQDEGRAVLKNCISVKRCLKS, encoded by the exons ATGGTCCCCCTTGATCGCGATAAGTCTCCACTTTTGAAACCCGGCTGCCCAGTCG GGAACAAAGGTGAAGAACctgttgaagaaaaatttgaacctccAAAGTCAAACTTCAGGGTGCCTACGTATCCTTTACGAAAATCAGAACCAAAGGCTGATCTTGATAGCACCTACATTCCTTTCATCCAGCACTCTCGTCCTATTG GTGAATGCAAATATTGTTTAAAGGTGGGTGAGCACATGACGCAACTATGCCCTTACCAGGACCGTGTCCCAAAGAATGCAATTCTCGGCAGTGGTTGTGATGTAGTTTGTAGAGTATGTGGTTGGTTCTTTAGAGGGTCCTGTTGTGGCCAAGATGAAGGACGTGCGGTTCTCAAGAATTGTATTTCTGTCAAGCGTTGTCTGAAATCGTAG